In Xenorhabdus poinarii G6, the following are encoded in one genomic region:
- the birA gene encoding bifunctional biotin--[acetyl-CoA-carboxylase] ligase/biotin operon repressor BirA — MKDIGTPLKLIKVLSDGQVHSGQQLGQKLGMSRAGINKHIQTIREWGVEILTLPGKGYRFPAPMNLLDKEVIENFLPNNHIEVIPVIDSTNQYILEKFAELNSGDACVAEYQYAGRGRRGRKWISAFGRNLYLSMYWRLEQGPAAAIGLSLVVGIIIAEVLNRQGAERVKVKWPNDLYLDDKKLAGILVELTGKTGDAAHVVIGIGINISMSSDQQRSINQHWTNLQQSGTVVERNKLVAEIIVELKKALTQFEKEGLTPFMSRWFKLDNFINRNVKLIIGDREVYGVARGIDPQGALLLDINGVITPYIGGEISLRGC, encoded by the coding sequence ATGAAAGATATCGGTACTCCATTAAAATTAATTAAAGTATTATCTGATGGTCAGGTTCATTCAGGTCAGCAACTTGGCCAAAAATTGGGAATGAGTCGTGCAGGGATCAATAAACATATTCAGACTATCCGTGAATGGGGTGTCGAAATTCTAACTCTCCCGGGTAAAGGTTATCGTTTCCCAGCCCCAATGAATCTGCTAGATAAAGAAGTTATTGAAAATTTTCTCCCCAATAACCACATTGAAGTGATACCTGTTATTGATTCCACAAATCAGTATATTCTGGAAAAGTTTGCGGAACTCAATTCAGGTGATGCTTGTGTTGCAGAATACCAGTATGCCGGTCGAGGACGCCGTGGTAGGAAATGGATTTCTGCTTTTGGTAGAAACTTATACCTATCTATGTATTGGCGTTTGGAACAGGGGCCAGCGGCAGCGATAGGTTTAAGTTTAGTGGTAGGTATTATCATTGCAGAAGTCCTTAACCGACAGGGGGCGGAAAGAGTAAAAGTAAAATGGCCAAATGATTTATATTTGGATGATAAAAAATTGGCAGGAATATTGGTTGAGCTGACGGGAAAAACAGGGGATGCGGCTCATGTTGTAATCGGAATAGGTATCAATATCTCGATGAGTAGCGATCAACAGAGATCAATTAATCAGCATTGGACTAATTTACAACAATCAGGAACAGTTGTTGAGCGGAATAAGTTGGTCGCTGAAATCATCGTGGAACTTAAAAAAGCATTAACTCAGTTTGAAAAAGAAGGGTTAACGCCTTTTATGTCTCGCTGGTTTAAATTAGATAATTTTATCAATCGTAATGTAAAGCTAATTATTGGTGATCGGGAAGTCTATGGCGTAGCTCGTGGGATTGATCCACAAGGTGCTCTGTTACTTGATATCAATGGTGTTATTACGCCCTATATTGGCGGGGAAATATCCTTAAGAGGTTGTTAA
- the murB gene encoding UDP-N-acetylmuramate dehydrogenase, whose translation MSVCQFTQLKTFNTFGISACAEHIDIANSVESLLALWQRAIKKHHPILLLGGGSNVLFTENFKGTVILNRILGVNIQQTDIEWYIHVGAGENWHELITYLFKQQIYGLENLALIPGNVGSAPIQNIGAYGVEFKDVCEYVDFVELKSGNLIRLTAKECQFAYRDSIFKHQYKNGYAITAVGLRLSKQWKPILTYGALAQLSQENITPKQIFDTVCEMRRNKLPDPVLMGNAGSFFKNPIVSIELACKIKSEYPNCPQYPHNEKSIKIAAGWLIEQCQLKGYSIGGAAIHTKQALVLINKGHATGQDVIDLAAYVYSKVAEKFNIFLEPEVRFIGSEGEIDAVECIS comes from the coding sequence ATGTCTGTCTGTCAATTTACTCAACTAAAAACGTTTAACACATTTGGCATTTCAGCCTGTGCCGAGCATATCGATATCGCCAATTCTGTTGAATCTCTCCTAGCTTTATGGCAAAGAGCAATCAAAAAGCATCATCCTATTTTATTGTTGGGAGGAGGAAGTAACGTCCTCTTTACTGAAAATTTTAAAGGCACAGTGATTCTAAACCGTATTCTTGGTGTTAATATCCAACAGACTGATATTGAATGGTACATTCATGTTGGGGCAGGTGAAAATTGGCATGAGCTGATTACTTATTTATTTAAGCAACAGATCTATGGTTTAGAAAATCTCGCTTTGATCCCTGGCAATGTTGGATCTGCTCCAATCCAAAATATTGGGGCTTATGGTGTTGAGTTTAAAGATGTTTGTGAATATGTGGATTTTGTCGAGCTGAAATCAGGTAATCTAATTCGTCTAACGGCAAAGGAGTGTCAATTTGCGTATAGAGACAGCATATTTAAGCATCAATATAAAAACGGCTATGCTATCACTGCTGTTGGATTACGTCTGAGTAAGCAATGGAAGCCTATTTTAACGTACGGTGCGTTAGCGCAGCTTTCACAAGAAAATATCACCCCCAAACAAATATTCGATACTGTATGTGAAATGCGTCGGAATAAACTGCCAGATCCAGTGTTGATGGGAAATGCGGGAAGCTTCTTTAAAAATCCTATAGTATCAATTGAGTTAGCATGCAAAATTAAGTCTGAATATCCAAACTGTCCTCAATACCCTCATAATGAGAAAAGCATAAAGATTGCAGCGGGTTGGCTTATCGAACAGTGTCAATTGAAGGGATATTCTATTGGCGGCGCTGCGATACATACTAAACAAGCACTGGTATTAATTAATAAAGGTCATGCAACCGGACAAGATGTCATTGACTTGGCGGCTTATGTGTATAGCAAGGTTGCAGAAAAATTTAATATCTTCTTAGAACCTGAAGTGCGTTTCATTGGTAGTGAAGGTGAGATAGACGCAGTGGAATGTATTTCATGA
- the coaA gene encoding type I pantothenate kinase, whose product MNKKESFLTTPYLQFDREHWATLRDSIPLTLTEEEVAALKGINEEISIDEVIEIYLPLSRLLNFYISSNLRRQAVLEQFLGTDEQKIPYVIGIAGSVAVGKSTTARLLQALLSRWPEHRRVELVTTDGFLHSNDVLNERGLMKKKGFPESYDMHNLVKFVADIKSGTEKVAAPVYSHLSYDIVPDEQLIIEKPDILILEGLNVLQSGMDYPHEPHHVFVSDFVDFSIYVDAPEKLLEQWYISRFLKFRQGAFSDPDSYFHNYSKLTTKEAITVASNIWREINGLNLQQNILPTRERASLIMTKGTNHTIESVRLRK is encoded by the coding sequence ATGAATAAGAAAGAATCTTTTTTGACGACTCCATATTTACAATTTGATCGTGAACATTGGGCAACATTGCGTGACTCGATACCTTTAACGTTAACAGAAGAAGAAGTTGCCGCTTTAAAAGGGATTAATGAAGAAATCTCAATAGATGAGGTGATTGAAATTTATCTTCCATTGTCACGCCTCCTCAATTTTTATATTAGCTCTAATTTACGACGACAAGCAGTACTTGAGCAGTTTTTAGGAACAGACGAACAAAAAATACCTTATGTTATAGGTATCGCGGGCAGTGTTGCAGTCGGAAAAAGCACAACTGCGCGCTTATTACAGGCATTACTAAGCCGTTGGCCAGAACATCGTCGTGTTGAGTTAGTAACAACAGACGGTTTTCTGCATTCTAACGATGTATTAAATGAACGTGGTTTAATGAAAAAAAAGGGATTTCCTGAATCCTATGATATGCACAATTTGGTCAAATTCGTCGCCGACATAAAATCAGGCACGGAAAAAGTCGCAGCACCGGTCTATTCTCACCTAAGCTATGATATTGTTCCGGATGAGCAACTGATTATTGAAAAACCGGACATCCTTATTCTTGAAGGTTTAAACGTATTACAAAGTGGCATGGATTACCCACATGAGCCACATCATGTATTTGTTTCTGATTTTGTTGATTTTTCTATTTATGTTGATGCACCAGAAAAATTACTCGAGCAATGGTACATCAGTCGTTTTCTTAAGTTTCGACAAGGGGCTTTTTCCGATCCTGATTCTTATTTCCACAACTATTCTAAGCTGACAACAAAAGAAGCCATCACAGTAGCATCGAATATTTGGCGAGAAATTAATGGATTAAACTTACAGCAAAATATCTTACCAACCCGAGAACGGGCTAGCTTGATTATGACGAAAGGAACTAATCATACCATTGAAAGCGTCAGATTAAGAAAATGA
- a CDS encoding helix-turn-helix domain-containing protein: MSKYSRELKIIIAKRCLAGNTSDKLSAEYSISSRQIRYWAQVVAIHGDNAFLPTSHSLCTVTKLQALKLMWTHDWSLTHTSAVLNLTTPGTLSVWLDKYNETGIKGLESPQRGRPPMKSRPKTPPKSDDEMTVEELKEELAYLRAENAVLKKLAELEQKKRPRAKKKR; encoded by the coding sequence ATGTCTAAATATAGTCGTGAACTAAAAATCATTATTGCTAAACGATGTCTGGCAGGTAACACATCGGATAAGCTATCAGCGGAATATTCAATCTCTTCTCGACAAATTCGATACTGGGCTCAAGTTGTTGCCATTCATGGCGATAACGCCTTTTTGCCAACGTCTCACTCTCTTTGTACTGTCACAAAACTCCAAGCTTTAAAATTAATGTGGACACATGATTGGTCCCTCACTCACACTAGTGCAGTTCTCAATTTAACGACTCCAGGTACCTTATCAGTCTGGCTTGATAAGTATAATGAAACCGGTATCAAAGGACTCGAAAGTCCTCAGCGAGGAAGACCCCCAATGAAATCCCGACCTAAAACCCCGCCGAAATCTGATGACGAAATGACAGTTGAGGAACTTAAAGAAGAATTAGCTTATTTGCGGGCAGAAAATGCGGTCCTAAAAAAGTTAGCAGAGCTGGAACAGAAGAAACGCCCACGAGCAAAGAAAAAGCGTTAA
- a CDS encoding IS3 family transposase, translating to MSLFAGRKCGPKKVSRAGTEETPTSKEKALIVLALKKKYPLKHLLCAINLARSVFYYQCQALKKTRAYEQEIEMIKTIYHEHKGRYGYRRIHLALRKNGFKINHKTVQRLMGQLNLKSTVRPKKYRSYRGEVGKTAPNWLARDFRATKPNEKWVTDVTEFKVNEQKVYLSPIIDLFNQEVIAYNVAKKASLPLVTEMLKEALDGLDAHAKPLIHSDQGWQYRHKAYQKQLADKDIKQSMSRKGNCLDNAMAENFFALLKTEMYHQQHFKSADELIEKIEEYIEYYNTKRIKVKLKGLTPIAYRNQALHAV from the coding sequence ATTAGCTTATTTGCGGGCAGAAAATGCGGTCCTAAAAAAGTTAGCAGAGCTGGAACAGAAGAAACGCCCACGAGCAAAGAAAAAGCGTTAATTGTTTTAGCTCTTAAAAAGAAATATCCATTAAAGCACTTACTTTGTGCCATTAATCTTGCAAGAAGCGTGTTTTACTATCAATGCCAGGCGCTTAAAAAAACGCGTGCTTATGAACAAGAAATAGAGATGATTAAAACTATCTATCATGAGCATAAAGGTCGTTATGGTTATCGCCGCATTCATTTAGCATTGAGAAAAAATGGCTTTAAAATCAATCATAAAACAGTACAACGATTAATGGGGCAATTAAACCTAAAATCCACGGTAAGGCCGAAGAAATATCGTTCTTATCGTGGGGAAGTTGGAAAAACAGCACCGAATTGGTTGGCAAGAGATTTTCGCGCGACAAAACCTAATGAGAAATGGGTAACGGATGTGACGGAATTTAAAGTGAATGAACAAAAAGTCTATCTATCACCTATTATTGACTTATTTAATCAAGAGGTTATCGCTTACAACGTGGCGAAAAAGGCGAGTCTGCCTTTAGTGACAGAGATGCTAAAAGAGGCATTAGATGGGCTAGATGCTCACGCTAAGCCACTCATTCACAGTGATCAAGGTTGGCAATATCGGCATAAGGCTTATCAAAAGCAACTTGCTGATAAAGATATTAAACAAAGTATGTCGAGGAAAGGGAACTGTTTGGATAATGCGATGGCAGAAAACTTTTTTGCCTTACTCAAAACAGAAATGTATCACCAGCAGCACTTTAAAAGTGCGGATGAACTGATTGAAAAAATAGAAGAATACATTGAATATTACAATACAAAACGGATCAAGGTGAAATTAAAAGGCCTAACTCCGATAGCATATCGAAATCAGGCCTTACACGCCGTTTAA